One region of Takifugu flavidus isolate HTHZ2018 chromosome 14, ASM371156v2, whole genome shotgun sequence genomic DNA includes:
- the LOC130537014 gene encoding G protein-activated inward rectifier potassium channel 2-like, with amino-acid sequence MEQDVESPAIIRQPKLPKQAREDLPKQLAEVHRVKKIQRYVQKDGKCNVHHGNVRETYRYLTDIFTTLVDLKWRFNLFIFVLVYTVTWLFFGFMWWLIAYLRGDLDHLADDKWTPCVNNLNGFVSAFLFSIETETTIGYGYRVITDKCPEGILLLLIQSVLGSIVNAFMVGCMFVKISQPKKRAETLVFSTNAVISMRDGRLCLMFRVGDLRNSHIVEASIRAKLIKSKQTKEGEFIPLNQTDINVGYNTGDDRLFLVSPLIICHEINEISPFWDISQAHLSKEELEIVVILEGMVEATGMTCQARSSYVSSEIKWGYRFTPVLTLEDGFYEVDYNSFHDIYETNTPPYSAKELADIANRNRLPLTWSLGSKLSQQGLPESEQEGQETKTELEGQTQSQQTERNGDIANAESESKV; translated from the exons ATGGAGCAGGATGTGGAGAGCCCGGCTATCATCAGACAGCCCAAGTTGCCCAAGCAGGCCCGCGAGGACCTGCCTAAGCAGCTTGCAGAAGTGCACAGAGTCAAGAAGATCCAGAGGTATGTCCAGAAAGACGGGAAATGCAACGTCCATCACGGGAACGTTCGGGAGACGTACCGCTATCTGACAGACATTTTCACCACGCTGGTGGATCTCAAGTGGAGGTTCAACCTCTTCATCTTCGTGCTGGTGTACACTGTCACGTGGCTCTTCTTTGGCTTCATGTGGTGGCTTATTGCATACCTTCGGGGCGATCTGGACCATTTAGCAGATGACAAGTGGACTCCATGTGTCAATAACCTAAACGGATTTGTATCAGCCTTTCTGTTCTCCATCGAGACAGAGACCACCATCGGGTATGGATACAGAGTCATCACGGACAAATGCCCCGAGGGGATACTACTGCTTTTAATTCAGTCAGTGCTGGGATCTATTGTGAATGCCTTCATGGTGGGTTGCATGTTTGTTAAAATTTCACAGCCTAAGAAACGAGCTGAGACTTTAGTGTTTTCCACCAACGCGGTGATCTCCATGAGAGATGGGCGGCTGTGCCTGATGTTCAGAGTCGGAGACCTCCGAAACTCGCACATTGTGGAGGCCTCCATCAGGGCCAAGCTCATCAAGTCAAAGCAGACCAAGGAAGGGGAGTTCATCCCTTTGAACCAGACAGACATAAATGTGGGATACAATACAGGAGATGACAGGCTGTTCCTGGTGTCTCCGCTTATTATCTGCCATGAGATAAATGAGATAAGCCCCTTCTGGGACATCTCACAAGCTCACTTGAGCAAGGAAGAGCTGGAGATCGTTGTGATCCTGGAGGGGATGGTGGAGGCCACAG GCATGACATGCCAGGCCAGAAGTTCCTACGTCAGCAGCGAGATCAAGTGGGGCTATCGATTCACACCAGTCCTGACCCTGGAGGACGGCTTCTACGAGGTGGACTACAACAGCTTCCACGACATCTATGAGACCAACACACCTCCCTACAGTGCCAAAGAGCTTGCTGACATAGCCAACCGCAACCGTTTGCCCCTGACCTGGTCGCTGGGCAGCAAGCTGAGCCAGCAGGGACTGCCCGAGTCCGAGCAGGAGGGACAGGAAACCAAGACAGAGTTGGAGGGCCAGACCCAGAGCCAGCAGACTGAGAGGAATGGGGACATTGCCAATGCAGAGAGCGAGTCCAAGGTGTGA